A genomic region of [Eubacterium] eligens ATCC 27750 contains the following coding sequences:
- a CDS encoding PspA/IM30 family protein has translation MGILTRFKDIMSANINALLDKCEDPEKMIDQYMRNLESDLGKVKAETASVMAEETRCKRELDECTADVAKYQSYAEKALKAGNEADARTFLEKKQQLVSKQATLQQTYNIAADNAAKMRQMHDKLCKDIQSLEARRDAVKAKVAAAKAQERINKVGSSVNSVGTSMDAFGKMEAKANKMLDEANAMAELNQTQLEADVDSLAAKYDAEPANTAVDDELAALKAQMGL, from the coding sequence ATGGGTATTTTAACAAGATTCAAGGACATTATGAGCGCTAACATCAATGCACTTCTCGATAAGTGTGAAGATCCAGAGAAGATGATTGACCAGTACATGAGAAATCTTGAGAGCGACCTTGGAAAGGTTAAGGCAGAGACAGCTTCAGTTATGGCTGAGGAGACAAGATGTAAAAGAGAGCTTGATGAATGCACAGCAGATGTTGCCAAGTATCAGTCATATGCAGAAAAAGCTCTTAAGGCTGGCAACGAGGCAGATGCAAGAACATTCCTTGAGAAGAAGCAGCAGTTAGTTTCTAAGCAGGCTACATTACAGCAGACATATAATATTGCAGCAGACAATGCAGCTAAGATGCGTCAGATGCATGATAAGCTCTGCAAGGATATCCAGTCTCTTGAAGCAAGAAGAGATGCAGTTAAGGCTAAGGTTGCAGCAGCTAAGGCTCAGGAGAGAATCAACAAGGTTGGTTCAAGTGTTAACAGTGTTGGAACAAGCATGGATGCATTCGGTAAGATGGAGGCTAAGGCTAATAAGATGCTTGACGAGGCTAATGCAATGGCAGAGCTTAACCAGACACAGCTTGAGGCAGATGTTGACAGTCTTGCAGCTAAGTATGATGCAGAGCCAGCTAACACAGCAGTTGATGATGAATTAGCAGCACTTAAGGCTCAGATGGGCTTATA
- a CDS encoding DUF1836 domain-containing protein translates to MNNDIKELMSGILKDMSALNYIKPGDVPNINLYMDQVTTFMYEHLHDTKRTTDDKVLTKTMINNYAKNNLLPSPVKKKYSKEHIYILTFIYYFKNILSISDIQKMLNPLTEKFFDEGSKPDLDYIYNEIFSMESSLARPLSKDIFAKSEQASNAFSDVKDDDDREFLQFFSLVCLLSFDVYMKKNMIESLIDDYSAKHAPKHPEKPDKTDKKK, encoded by the coding sequence ATGAACAACGATATTAAAGAGCTTATGAGTGGTATTCTTAAAGATATGTCCGCTCTTAACTATATAAAACCCGGAGATGTGCCTAACATCAACCTGTACATGGATCAGGTTACAACATTTATGTATGAACATCTTCACGATACAAAGCGTACCACTGATGATAAAGTACTAACCAAAACAATGATTAACAACTATGCCAAAAACAATCTGCTGCCATCACCAGTAAAGAAAAAGTACTCTAAGGAACACATATATATCCTTACATTTATCTATTACTTTAAGAACATTCTCTCAATAAGTGATATACAGAAAATGCTCAATCCTCTCACTGAGAAATTCTTTGATGAAGGTTCCAAGCCGGATCTGGATTATATATATAATGAGATTTTTTCAATGGAATCCTCTCTTGCAAGGCCATTATCTAAAGATATATTTGCAAAGTCTGAACAGGCAAGCAATGCATTTTCAGATGTAAAGGATGATGATGACAGAGAATTCTTACAGTTCTTCAGCCTTGTATGCCTTTTAAGCTTTGATGTATACATGAAGAAGAACATGATTGAAAGTCTGATTGATGATTACTCTGCCAAGCATGCGCCAAAGCATCCTGAGAAGCCTGATAAAACAGACAAAAAGAAATAA
- a CDS encoding YerC/YecD family TrpR-related protein yields MNNKLKTQAVEQLFQAILSLKDLDEAYDFFEDVCTINEILSLSQRFEVAKMLREHRTYLDIAEKTGASTATISRVNRSLNYGNDGYDRVFERLGMLEKESEDNK; encoded by the coding sequence ATGAACAATAAGTTAAAGACACAGGCTGTTGAGCAGCTTTTTCAGGCAATATTAAGTCTTAAGGATTTAGATGAAGCATACGATTTCTTTGAGGATGTATGTACAATTAACGAGATTTTATCCTTATCCCAGAGATTTGAGGTTGCCAAGATGTTAAGAGAACACAGGACATATCTTGATATTGCAGAGAAGACAGGTGCGTCTACTGCGACAATCAGCAGGGTAAACCGTTCGCTTAATTATGGTAATGACGGGTATGACAGAGTATTTGAAAGACTTGGCATGCTTGAGAAAGAGTCAGAAGATAATAAGTAA